Within Parvularculales bacterium, the genomic segment CGTTGACATTATCGTACCGGCGGTGAGCGTACTCTACCTTCTCCACAGTGGCCACCTCCCAAAAAGATTTATCCAACAACGCGTTATATTTTTTCTGATCTTGCCCCAGAGGGAAATATATCAAGACAACAAACAAAAACAGACACACCAAAGCGATACTTACATTTGTTTTCATGTCAAATTCCTTGGGTTACATCCCTTAACGGGAACTACTATATCAGAAAGCGCACCTTATCAAGGTTGGGCCTCTTTCAGACGCCGGTAAGCTTCGGTATTTTTGAGAGCCTTGTTGAACTGGGAATAATCAAAAGGGGTCTTCCCCTTTTTGTCCTGTGCCGTTCCTTCGGCTCCACGGTTCAGTAAGACCTCAACCACCGCCGGTGTTTTGTTAAAGCGCGCCGCAACATGCAGGGGCGTTATCCCGTGAACCCCATCGCGGGCCTCTATATCAGCCCCATGGTCCAGTAACAGTTCTATCACCGCCGGTGTTTTGCTAGCTCCTGCGGCCCCGTGCAGGGGTGTTAACCCACCCACTTTGCGGCCGTTGACATCAGCACCCTGGCCGAGAGCGGATTCTACATCCGCCACCGTGGCCATCTTCCAAAATGATATGTCCAGCAACACATTATCTTGCGCCTGAAGGGGGGAATGCAAAATAGAAAATAAAATCAGACACCCAAAAAAGATACTCGCTTTTATCCTCATGTCATATTCCTTGAGTTACGTTCTTCAATGAGATCATCATATTAGATCCCCCTCACATGTTAATACAGGCATTATCGTTAGTACAGATACCCCTGACTTTCGGCTCCACACCGGCAACTCCCGAAGGTGGCCATAGGGATTGTAAAGATAAAGGCGGACCACATAATATGGCCCGCCTTTCTATGGCTAATGTAAACTGATTGACTTATTCCAACTCCTCGATCAAATCGAGATCTTCAATCAGTAAGCCAGTGGACTCCCACCAGTTTTCGATGCTGTTTCCCCAGCTGTCAAACTCACGTCTGAACCCGTCACCAACGTGAGTGGCATGGGCGGAAGTGGTCATAAAAACGACAGGGGTGCTATAAGCAAAAGCCATCACAAGGGCTATTGAAAGCATTGTTAGAGTTTTCATTGTTCTTTCCTTTTATTGTCTTTGGACTGCCGAAGCTGCTTGTAGCAGAACCTTTTTGTATTATTCGCTGACCGGAGGTAACTCCATCAGTATTGATTTCCATTACGGAGAACCGTTGCTTCTTAATCTATCAGATAATCATATAGAATCACATCAAATATGCGCACCCCTCATGTATGGCTAAATGAGGTGACGGAATGATGAACAGAGT encodes:
- a CDS encoding ankyrin repeat domain-containing protein, which produces MRIKASIFFGCLILFSILHSPLQAQDNVLLDISFWKMATVADVESALGQGADVNGRKVGGLTPLHGAAGASKTPAVIELLLDHGADIEARDGVHGITPLHVAARFNKTPAVVEVLLNRGAEGTAQDKKGKTPFDYSQFNKALKNTEAYRRLKEAQP